The genomic interval TCGTATCCGGCCTTCTGCGTGGCGGTGAAGCGGGCCTCGGCGGCGGCCCGCAGCCGGGGTTCCTCGCGCCAGCCCGCGGGCAGGTTCATCTCCAGCTCGACCTGCCAGGGCGCGGTGCGCAGGAGTTCGGCGCCGGCCTCTTCCTCCCCTTCGGCCACGTCGAACCAGTTGATGTTGAGGGGCGCGGTGTCGTCGGGCCCGCCCCACCAGGCGCCGCGTGCCACGACCTTGCCGTCGCGCAGGGCGACGCGCTTCCAGTCGGGGCGGTGCCGGGTGAGCCGGTGGGACTCACGGGCGTCGAGAGGGTCGGGAAGGGTGTCGAAGAGGTGGGCTGTGCGCTCGTCGAGCGCGCGAATGACCAGATCGGTCATGGGTGGATTCCTCCGGAAGGCGTACTGCGTGGAGCGCTCCCGGTCAGACGAGGCACGCCGGGACGACGGAGAGGGAGCGCTGGACGGTTGTGAACTGCATGGCACTCGCCTCCTTCCGCTGGTCTCGAGGCGTGGCGGCTCACGCTACGGGATCCCCGGGGCCGCGTCCACCGGCTTTCCGCGGCCAACTGCTGCGCCTATGGCGCCACTTAACCGGGCCTCAAGACCGGATTAAGCGCTGTCCGACGTATGGGCCGCGGCACCCATGGTCCGTACCATCAGGCCTCACCCCCCACATGAGAGCGCTCTCAAGAATCCGAGGAGACCCCCACATGACCTCTCGTCACCCGCGCCGGCTCGGCCGCCGCAAGGTCCTCTTCGCCCTCGGCGGCGCGATGGCTGCCGCCCCGGCCGTCGCCTCACTGGCCCCCCACGCCCTCGCCGACAGCAACCGCACCACGGCGGCCGGGGCGCTGCCGCTGACCGTCGTCAACGACACGGGCGCCTTCGACAACGCGAACGTCCACGTCTACATCGTGGGCAACCAGGACGGCAGGCAGGTCCGTGTCACCCCGGACGGCACGCTCGCTCCGGTCGCCCTCTCCGACAACGGCGCCGACGGGTACACCGACTACGCGATAGACCTGGCCGCAAGCGGCGAGACCAGCCTGTCCCTCCCCCACCTGTCCGGCCGGATCTACGTCTCCCTGGGCGCGAAGCTCAAGTTCAAGGTCGTCACCGACGGCAACGGCAACCCGGCCCTCCAGTACCCGGCCGGCTGGGTGGCCACGGATCCCAACTACCCGGTGCTGCACGACTGCGCGGAGTTCACGTACAACTCGGCGGGCATGTTCTGCAACACGACCATGGTGGACATGTTCAGCGTGCCGCTCAGCATCCGGCTGACCGGCGCCCAGGACCAGACGACGGGCACCCTGCGCGCCGCCGGGCGGGACGGTGCCTTCGCCGCCGTACGCCAGGTGGAGGAGTTCGCGCCGCTCGTCGTGGACGACACGCGGATCATCGCGCCCGGTCACGGGCTGGACGCCGGCCTGTTCCCGGCGGACTGGTTCGCGCCGTACATCGACGAGGTGTGGAGCACGTACACCGGCAAGGACGTGACCGTCACCACGAACGCGGGCACCTTCACCGGCCGGGTGCGCGGCGGGCAGCTCGTGTTCACCGGGCCCGCGCAGGTCTCCTTCGCCCGGCCGTCGACACGGGACGTGCTCTTCTGCGACGGCGCGCTCGCCGCTCCCAACAACGGCACGACCGGGCCGGTCGCCGCGGTGCTCGGTGCGGGGTTCAACCGGTCGACCCTGGTGAGCACCTCCGCGCAGCCGACCACCGACCCCGCCTCCTTCTACCGGAGCGCGCTCACCAACCACTACGCCAGGGCCGTGCACGCGGCCACGGCCGACGGCAAGGCGTACGGCTTCGCCTTCGACGACGTGGCCGACTTCGCCTCCTACGTCCAGGACACGGCACCGACGGGGATCCGGCTGACGCTCACCCCGTTCTAGCCACGGTTCGGCGTGCGGGGCCGGGCGGGTCGTAGCAGCGTGGTGGTGTGAGCAGAGTGCGCGACCGGGACCGGAAGAGCTGGCTGCGGGGCGCGCCGCCGCCGGGCTGGGTGCGGGTGCTGCCCGTCGCGCTGCTGGCGGGGGTGTGCGCGGCCACCCTCGCGAGCCCGGATCCGCTCGACATCGGGTTCCTGCTGGGAGCCATCCCGCCGCTGGCCGTGCTGTCGTACCGACCGCTGGCGACCGCCGTGCTCGGTGGGCTCGTCCTGGTCGTGCTGAGCGTGCCGGTGTTCCGGCTGAACGATCCGGGCAGCACCGATGTGCTGACCGTCGGCTTCGTCGCGGCGCTGAGTGTGGTCGTGTCGTTCGTCCGGAGCCGGCGGGACGCCCAGCTGGTGACCGAGCGAGCGGTCGCGGAGGCCGCGCAGCGGGCCGTGGTGCCGCCGCTGCCCGAGCGGGTGGCGGGCGTGCGGTGTGCGGGGCTGTACCGGGCCGCGCAGCACGGGACGCTGGTCGGGGGCGACTTCTTCGACGTGCGGGAGGGGCCCTGCGGGGTCCGGGCGGTGATGGGCGATGTGCAGGGGCACGGGCTGTCGGCCGTAGCCACCGTGGCCTCCCTGCTGGGGGCGTTCCGGGAGGCGGTGCTTGACCTGCTGGATCCCGAGTCGGTGGCCGCGCGGCTGGATCGCCGGCTGGTGGTGGACTCCGCGGCCGTACGGCACTCGGAGCTGTTCGCGACGGCGGTGGTGCTGGAGTTCGGCGCCGGCGAGACGGCCGTACGGATCGTGGCGTGCGGGCAGGCCGGTCCGGTTCTGCTGCGCGACGGGCGGGCCGTGGCACTCGACGTCCCAGTGGGCACCCCGCTCGGCCTGGGCCTCTCCGACGTCTCACCGCCGACCGGGGTCACGGTCCCGCTGCGGCCCGGGGACCGGCTCTTCCTGGCCTCGGACGGGGTCTGGGAGGCACGCGACGCCTCCGGGGCCTTCTATCCGCTGCTCGACCGGATCACCGGGTTCGCGGGTGACCTCCCGGATCTCATCGAGCGGGTCTGGGCCGACCTCGTCCGCTACACCCCGGCGCTCCAGGACGACGTCACGATGCTCGTTCTCGCGCCCGTCGCCCCGGAGACCCGCTGACCGTCCCCTCCTCGTCCTGCTCACCCTCGGCGTCGATGTGCGGGAGCATCCGGTCCAGCCAGCGGGGCGTCCACCAGGCGTGCCGTCCCAGCAGGGTCATCACGGCCGGGACCATCAGCAGCCGTACGACGGTCGCGTCGATCAGCACGCTCACCGCGAGGCCCAGTCCGAGCATCTTGACCACGATGTTGTCGCTGACGATGAAGGCGGCGAAGACGCTCACCATGATCAGGGCCGCGCAGGTGATGACCCGGGCGGTGATCTCCAGGGCGTGGGCCACGGAGCCCTTGGCGTCCCCGGTGCGCAGCCAGGCCTCGTGCACCCGGGAGAGCAGGAAGATCTCGTAGTCCATGCTCAGTCCGAAGATGATCGCGAACATCATCATCGGCACATAGCTCTCGATGGGCACCTTGCCGGAGACGCCGAGCGCGGGACCGCCCCAGCCCCACTGGAAGACGGCGACGACGACGCCGTAGGAGGCGGCGATCGACAGGACGTTGAGGACGGCCGCCTTCACGGCGACGAGCAGTCCGCGGAAGACGGCCAGGATGATCAGGAAGGCGAGGGCGACGACCACGCCGATGATCAGGGGCAGCCGGCCGGCGACGATGTCGCGGAAGTCGACCTGGGCGGCGGTGGTGCCGGTGACGTACCCCTTGGCGTCGGTGCCCTTGACCGCGGTCGGCAGGGTGGTGTCGACCAGGCGGTTGGTGAGATCCGTGGTCGTGGCGTTCTGCGGGGACTGCTTCGAGTAGACGGTGGCGAGCAGGACGTCCCCGTCCTTGGTGGGGGTCAGCTGAGTCACCGCGGCGGCGCCGGACACACCGGAAAGGGTCTTCTGCGCCTGGGAGGACAGGGCCGAGCGCTGGGAGGACGGTACGGACGTCTGGTCGATGACGACGGTGAGCGGGCCGTTGGAGCCGGGCCCG from Streptomyces sp. CC0208 carries:
- a CDS encoding beta-1,3-glucanase family protein; translation: MTSRHPRRLGRRKVLFALGGAMAAAPAVASLAPHALADSNRTTAAGALPLTVVNDTGAFDNANVHVYIVGNQDGRQVRVTPDGTLAPVALSDNGADGYTDYAIDLAASGETSLSLPHLSGRIYVSLGAKLKFKVVTDGNGNPALQYPAGWVATDPNYPVLHDCAEFTYNSAGMFCNTTMVDMFSVPLSIRLTGAQDQTTGTLRAAGRDGAFAAVRQVEEFAPLVVDDTRIIAPGHGLDAGLFPADWFAPYIDEVWSTYTGKDVTVTTNAGTFTGRVRGGQLVFTGPAQVSFARPSTRDVLFCDGALAAPNNGTTGPVAAVLGAGFNRSTLVSTSAQPTTDPASFYRSALTNHYARAVHAATADGKAYGFAFDDVADFASYVQDTAPTGIRLTLTPF
- a CDS encoding PP2C family protein-serine/threonine phosphatase; translation: MRDRDRKSWLRGAPPPGWVRVLPVALLAGVCAATLASPDPLDIGFLLGAIPPLAVLSYRPLATAVLGGLVLVVLSVPVFRLNDPGSTDVLTVGFVAALSVVVSFVRSRRDAQLVTERAVAEAAQRAVVPPLPERVAGVRCAGLYRAAQHGTLVGGDFFDVREGPCGVRAVMGDVQGHGLSAVATVASLLGAFREAVLDLLDPESVAARLDRRLVVDSAAVRHSELFATAVVLEFGAGETAVRIVACGQAGPVLLRDGRAVALDVPVGTPLGLGLSDVSPPTGVTVPLRPGDRLFLASDGVWEARDASGAFYPLLDRITGFAGDLPDLIERVWADLVRYTPALQDDVTMLVLAPVAPETR